The following proteins are encoded in a genomic region of Acidobacteriota bacterium:
- a CDS encoding helix-turn-helix domain-containing protein — translation MKTLKIGIADYDRMKARTMAIARGEHKPGGGEPTVWFTSIESFAKVLSGRNRELLALIAGKKPSSLAELAELSGRHKSNLSRTLKTMARYGLVELKVGQGGTLVPRVPFDQVRLDVSLTQAAAARLQRLQFESPSAP, via the coding sequence ATGAAAACGCTGAAGATCGGAATCGCCGACTACGACCGGATGAAGGCGCGCACGATGGCGATCGCGCGGGGCGAGCACAAGCCTGGCGGGGGCGAGCCGACGGTCTGGTTTACCTCGATCGAGAGCTTCGCCAAAGTGCTCTCGGGGCGCAATCGCGAGTTGCTGGCGCTGATCGCCGGGAAGAAACCCAGTTCTCTGGCCGAGCTGGCAGAGCTCTCCGGGCGACACAAGTCGAACCTCTCGCGGACGCTCAAGACGATGGCGCGCTACGGGCTCGTCGAGTTGAAGGTGGGGCAGGGCGGCACGCTGGTGCCTCGGGTGCCGTTCGACCAGGTGAGGTTGGATGTCTCGTTGACACAAGCCGCGGCGGCACGATTGCAGCGACTTCAGTTCGAATCGCCGTCCGCCCCTTGA
- a CDS encoding DUF2442 domain-containing protein produces the protein MVPRLCGAEYLRDYKILATFEDGKTGVVDLEHELWGEVFEPLRDVGLFRRFKFDAEADTIVWPTGADLAPEYLYENAVAVAPPPVAEPGVDQPFFPVSKVRVRTSDTGHRFRRQWAVVADDTREIFSIVPEGYRLVTNTRAYELGSLAFALVFGADATSRLKVFNVTMPATRSWAHIDLTADGLEFAPWKKDTWLPFLRVTNSYNRSHALGFKVGVCRWICTNGLIFGERSFKLKITHAKDQNLEGRLVEEFGHRRFDWTEYGERLRKLTRLLVPKERFLAGILEILGVKPPARLPRQRARRDGWSRLGSHLSGLGHRYQETLGANAYALVNAASEYAGDVHAPLMTTARVDALQSRCGSWVDRVLKRYGSEFATRPTIDISPGSTDAAEQLLALERSGT, from the coding sequence ATGGTCCCCAGACTTTGCGGCGCCGAGTACCTGCGCGACTACAAGATTCTCGCTACCTTCGAGGACGGCAAGACGGGTGTCGTCGATCTGGAGCATGAACTGTGGGGCGAAGTGTTCGAGCCGTTGCGGGACGTCGGGCTGTTTCGACGCTTCAAGTTCGATGCCGAGGCCGACACCATCGTGTGGCCGACCGGCGCCGATCTGGCCCCGGAGTACCTGTACGAGAACGCCGTTGCCGTCGCTCCTCCGCCGGTCGCGGAGCCGGGGGTCGATCAGCCGTTCTTCCCGGTGTCGAAGGTACGCGTCCGTACGTCGGATACCGGTCACAGGTTTCGGCGGCAATGGGCCGTCGTGGCGGACGACACGCGGGAGATCTTCTCCATCGTGCCCGAGGGCTACCGGCTGGTGACGAACACGCGTGCGTACGAGCTCGGCAGCCTGGCGTTCGCGCTGGTCTTCGGCGCCGATGCGACGTCCCGGCTGAAGGTGTTCAACGTCACCATGCCGGCGACGAGGTCGTGGGCGCACATCGACCTGACGGCGGACGGTCTCGAGTTCGCGCCGTGGAAGAAGGACACGTGGCTACCGTTTCTGCGCGTGACCAACAGCTACAACCGCAGCCATGCGCTCGGGTTCAAGGTCGGCGTCTGCCGGTGGATCTGCACCAACGGCCTGATCTTCGGCGAGCGGTCGTTCAAGCTGAAGATCACGCACGCGAAGGACCAGAACCTGGAAGGCCGTCTCGTCGAGGAGTTCGGGCACCGGCGGTTCGACTGGACGGAGTACGGTGAGAGGCTCCGGAAGCTGACGCGGCTGTTGGTGCCGAAGGAGCGTTTTCTGGCCGGGATACTGGAGATTCTCGGTGTGAAGCCACCGGCCAGGCTGCCGCGGCAGAGGGCGCGGCGCGACGGATGGTCGCGCCTGGGGTCGCACCTGTCCGGGCTGGGTCATCGCTACCAAGAAACGCTCGGCGCCAACGCCTACGCGCTCGTCAACGCGGCATCGGAGTACGCGGGCGACGTGCACGCCCCCCTGATGACGACGGCGCGCGTCGACGCGCTGCAGTCTCGCTGCGGCAGTTGGGTCGACAGGGTTCTGAAGCGTTACGGCTCGGAGTTCGCAACCCGGCCTACTATCGATATCAGCCCGGGAAGCACGGATGCCGCCGAGCAACTGCTGGCCCTGGAGCGAAGCGGCACCTGA
- a CDS encoding type II toxin-antitoxin system HicB family antitoxin, with amino-acid sequence MLRYPVRLTTEGERVLVDFPDFPEAHTFGDTREEALTRASDALLTVIDAYMKDRQRLPQPSRGRVVVDVPPLAVPKIELYNAMHQQRITKAELGRRLGWHMPQVDRVLDVHHASRIDRLQQALQAVGRRLEVTVVDA; translated from the coding sequence ATGTTGCGCTACCCGGTGAGGTTGACGACCGAGGGTGAACGTGTACTCGTGGACTTCCCGGATTTCCCGGAGGCTCATACCTTTGGGGACACACGGGAAGAAGCTCTGACACGGGCATCTGACGCCCTGTTGACCGTGATCGATGCGTACATGAAGGACCGGCAACGCCTGCCACAGCCCTCCAGAGGAAGGGTAGTGGTCGATGTTCCACCATTGGCCGTGCCAAAGATCGAGCTGTACAACGCAATGCACCAGCAGAGAATTACAAAGGCTGAACTTGGGCGGAGGCTCGGTTGGCATATGCCACAGGTCGACCGCGTCCTCGATGTTCACCACGCTTCCCGTATAGACAGGCTGCAGCAGGCGCTTCAGGCCGTTGGTCGGCGACTGGAAGTAACGGTCGTTGACGCGTGA
- a CDS encoding nucleotidyl transferase AbiEii/AbiGii toxin family protein, with protein MLDRYLAQVRLLLSVLPDIARETAFAIKGGTAINLFYRDLPRLSVDVDLIWLPVADRQSSLRDIDAALDRIAAAIAGRNPRFDARRIAGGGGSDTRVMVNDGHVRIKIETSPVARGAVYRARSMAASEAVTERFGFVEANVLAFDDLYGGKLHAALDRRHPRDLFDVKLLYENEGLTDDLFRVFMVYVASSGRPMHELLAPATPFNEGLYDDEFVGMTREAVSREALAEVGRRLHADIRSRLRGDVAEFLLSLHDAEPDFELIGLPEAADLPAVRWKLLNLKRLKDADPGKHAAQRGALETLFR; from the coding sequence ATGCTTGACCGGTACCTGGCGCAGGTCCGCCTGCTGCTGAGCGTCCTGCCGGACATCGCGCGGGAAACCGCGTTCGCGATCAAGGGCGGCACGGCCATCAACCTGTTCTACCGGGACCTGCCGAGGCTGTCCGTCGATGTCGACCTGATCTGGCTACCCGTGGCGGACCGCCAGTCGTCGCTCCGGGACATCGACGCTGCACTCGACCGCATCGCGGCGGCCATCGCGGGCCGCAACCCTCGGTTCGACGCGCGCCGCATCGCCGGGGGCGGGGGCAGCGACACTCGAGTCATGGTCAACGACGGCCACGTACGGATCAAGATAGAGACGTCCCCGGTAGCGCGGGGAGCCGTGTATAGGGCGCGATCGATGGCGGCGTCCGAGGCGGTGACGGAGCGGTTCGGGTTTGTCGAGGCGAACGTGCTGGCCTTCGACGACCTGTATGGCGGTAAGCTCCACGCGGCACTCGACCGTCGGCACCCGCGCGACCTCTTCGACGTGAAGCTCCTCTACGAGAACGAAGGCCTGACCGACGATCTGTTCCGTGTGTTCATGGTCTACGTGGCGAGTTCGGGCCGACCGATGCACGAACTCCTGGCCCCGGCAACGCCTTTCAACGAGGGCCTCTATGACGATGAGTTCGTCGGCATGACGCGCGAGGCGGTATCCCGGGAGGCCCTCGCCGAGGTAGGCCGGCGCTTGCACGCCGATATCCGATCGCGGCTGCGTGGCGATGTCGCGGAGTTCCTCCTCTCCCTCCACGATGCCGAACCCGACTTCGAACTGATCGGCCTGCCCGAAGCGGCGGACCTTCCGGCCGTTCGCTGGAAGCTGCTCAACCTGAAGAGGCTCAAGGATGCCGATCCCGGGAAGCATGCGGCGCAGCGCGGCGCGCTCGAAACACTGTTCCGGTGA